Proteins found in one Leguminivora glycinivorella isolate SPB_JAAS2020 chromosome 22, LegGlyc_1.1, whole genome shotgun sequence genomic segment:
- the LOC125237883 gene encoding LOW QUALITY PROTEIN: replication stress response regulator SDE2 (The sequence of the model RefSeq protein was modified relative to this genomic sequence to represent the inferred CDS: inserted 1 base in 1 codon): protein MPCHIYFEDTVVTDINNVYDVASLKCNISQKYGVPSEDLFVTVNGKAASSDFTLEDIDNVVRVFTKLVGGKGGFGSMLRAIGAQIEKTTNREACRDLSGRRLRDINEEKRLRKWLEGQEEREREAAERKQKKIERLIAEPKIDVNLHPSYERERQELPERVSAALDAGWQAAGSSNETGQKRKLVEXKSKAKKKKLWIDADLSDCSSLSEDEEEKGRKSPAQAVSTDSGNESDKVSESSKV, encoded by the exons ATGCCGTGCCACATTTACTTCGAGGACACCGTCGTAACGGATATCAATAATGTCTACGATGTGGCGTCATTGAAGTGCAATATTTCTCAAAAATATGGTGTACCCAGTGAAGATTTGTTCGTTACTGTCAATGGAAAGGCTGCTTCGAGTGATTTCACGTTAGAAGACATTGATAATGTGGTCAGGGTGTTCACGAAACTCGTCGGAGGGAAAGGTGGTTTTGGGTCAATGTTACGTGCCATCGGGGCCCAGATTGAAAAAACCACAAATCGCGAAGCCTGCCGGGATCTATCAGGGCGTCGTTTGAGGGATATTAACGAAGAGAAACGTCTCAGGAAGTGGTTGGAAGGGCAGGAAGAGAGAGAACGAGAGGCGGCCGAgcgaaaacaaaagaaaattgaACGGCTTATCGCGGAGCCAAAGATTGACGTGAATTTGCATCCTAGTTACGAACGCGAGCGTCAGGAGTTGCCGGAGCGTGTAAGCGCGGCTTTAGATGCTGGCTGGCAAGCGGCTGGGTCGTCAAATGAGACTGGCCAGAAGAGAAAGCTTGTTG GAAAAAGTAAGGCTAAGAAGAAGAAACTATGGATTGACGCGGATTTGTCAGACTGTTCTTCGTTAAGTGAGGATGAGGAAGAGAAGGGAAGGAAAAGCCCGGCTCAGGCTGTGTCTACGGACAGCGGGAATGAGTCTGACAAGGTCTCGGAAAGCAGTAAAGTGTAG
- the LOC125237884 gene encoding ubiquitin-conjugating enzyme E2 C: MAQNINPHYASSSNPAKQNEDTIKLKDNHAVSKRLQKELMELMRCADKGISAFPESENLFKWIGTINGPLDTVYAGHKYKLSLEFPNSYPYAPPVVKFVTPCFHPNVDTCGLICLDILKDKWTALYDVRTILLSIQSLLAEPNTQSPLNQQASFLWPNQPAYKKHLDDFYSKHKDS, encoded by the exons ATGGCTCAAAATATCAATCCACACTACGCCTCATCGTCAAATCCGGCCAAACAGAACGAGGATACTATAAAACTTAAGGACAATCATGCAGTAAGCAAACG GCTGCAGAAAGAGTTGATGGAGCTGATGCGCTGCGCGGACAAGGGCATATCCGCGTTCCCAGAGAGCGAGAACCTGTTTAAATGGATCGGGACGATTAACGGACCCTTGGATACCGTTTACGCGGGTCACAAGTACAAGTTGTCGCTGGAGTTCCCTAATTCGTACCCGTACGCGCCTCCCGTGGTGAAGTTCGTGACGCCGTGCTTCCACCCGAACGTGGATACATGTGGGTTAATATGTTTAGACATTTTAAAAGACAAGTGGACAGCTCTGTACGACGTTCGCACGATATTACTGTCTATACAGAGCCTGTTAGCGGAGCCCAACACGCAGAGTCCTCTGAACCAGCAAGCATCCTTCCTCTGGCCTAACCAGCCCGCCTATAAGAAACATTTAGACGATTTCTATAGTAAACACAAAGACtcttag